One window from the genome of Serinibacter salmoneus encodes:
- the sucD gene encoding succinate--CoA ligase subunit alpha, whose product MSIFIDADSRVIVQGMTGSEGMKHTTRMLASGTTIVGGVNPRKAGTSVDFDGTSVPVFGSVADAMAETGADVSVIFVPPAYTKSAVVESIEAGMPLTVIITEGIPVADSAEFYALAAAKGVRLIGPNCPGIISPGKANVGIIPANITGPGKVGLVSKSGTLTYQMMYELREYGFSTAIGIGGDPVIGTTHIDALEAFEQDPETEVIVMIGEIGGDAEERAADYIKAHVTKPVVGYVAGFTAPEGKTMGHAGAIVSGSAGTAAAKKEALEAAGVKVGTTPSETAQLARDLLG is encoded by the coding sequence ATGTCGATCTTCATTGACGCCGACTCACGCGTCATCGTCCAGGGCATGACCGGTTCGGAGGGCATGAAGCACACCACGCGCATGCTCGCCTCCGGCACCACGATCGTCGGCGGCGTGAACCCGCGCAAGGCCGGCACCTCCGTGGACTTCGACGGCACCTCCGTGCCGGTGTTCGGCTCTGTCGCCGACGCCATGGCGGAGACCGGCGCCGACGTCTCGGTGATCTTCGTTCCCCCGGCGTACACGAAGTCCGCCGTGGTGGAGTCGATCGAGGCGGGCATGCCGCTCACGGTCATCATCACCGAGGGCATCCCGGTGGCCGACTCCGCGGAGTTCTACGCCCTCGCGGCCGCCAAGGGCGTGCGCCTCATCGGCCCGAACTGCCCCGGCATCATCAGCCCCGGCAAGGCCAACGTCGGCATCATCCCGGCGAACATCACCGGCCCGGGCAAGGTGGGGCTGGTCTCCAAGTCCGGCACGCTGACCTACCAGATGATGTACGAGCTGCGCGAGTACGGTTTCTCCACCGCCATCGGCATCGGCGGCGACCCGGTCATCGGCACCACCCACATCGACGCCCTCGAGGCCTTCGAGCAGGACCCGGAGACCGAGGTCATCGTGATGATCGGTGAGATCGGCGGCGACGCCGAGGAGCGCGCGGCGGACTACATCAAGGCGCACGTCACCAAGCCGGTCGTCGGCTACGTGGCGGGCTTCACCGCCCCGGAGGGCAAGACGATGGGCCACGCCGGCGCGATCGTCTCAGGCTCCGCGGGCACCGCCGCCGCCAAGAAGGAGGCCCTCGAGGCCGCGGGCGTCAAGGTCGGCACCACGCCGAGCGAGACCGCCCAGCTCGCGCGCGACCTGCTCGGCTGA
- a CDS encoding DUF6350 family protein, translating to MPRPPAPRAVQRPSARPSPGSAQASAPGAQAPSDSSPRERATPRRQVSRAVATLEREPQPLDLPGGSSEHRATRRFGLIEPGAAEPSGTLREVWRAVRAGLETVLLSWLIAVVPVVATYVATVASPVLGESSWADATAQGTRAWLLGWGEPFPVSDSAPVTLVPLVLPLIAFALIGGALRRAELLHAWAAAITGGVMALGLVVGYLSVGASPTVRGTLIALALLGLGVARAWFALPWVSMPGPVTVHRGLRAASRTLIALVALGVAAVLYAILRDLAATVEIHQALRADVLSGSLLVLAELALLPTFGVWAAAFFLTPGFHIGLAQASPLEVVVGPLPVLPIFAAFPNEQDAHGLIVAAVPLLVVAALLVPALCAAHTWLDRAITGGTALAGFVLGMTGLAWLSGGWSEGASVGPLSDVGTAASEVALAALVVGVLGAGLALAVSLGLQRWGVPERAREVLDRHLGADSAARGVLRAVRHPLRSLRDARR from the coding sequence GTGCCCAGACCACCCGCCCCACGCGCCGTGCAGCGCCCGAGCGCCCGGCCTTCGCCCGGCTCCGCGCAGGCGAGCGCGCCGGGGGCGCAAGCGCCCTCCGACTCCTCCCCGCGGGAGCGGGCCACGCCGCGGCGCCAGGTGAGCCGCGCCGTCGCGACCCTGGAGCGTGAGCCGCAACCGCTGGACCTTCCCGGAGGCTCGAGCGAGCACCGTGCCACCCGCCGGTTCGGGCTGATCGAGCCCGGGGCAGCGGAACCGAGTGGCACGCTGCGCGAGGTCTGGCGCGCGGTGCGCGCCGGGCTGGAGACGGTGCTGCTGTCCTGGTTGATCGCCGTCGTGCCCGTCGTGGCGACCTATGTCGCGACCGTTGCCTCCCCGGTGCTGGGGGAGTCCAGTTGGGCGGATGCGACGGCGCAGGGCACCCGGGCGTGGCTGCTCGGCTGGGGTGAACCCTTCCCCGTGTCCGACTCCGCCCCCGTGACCCTGGTCCCGCTGGTGCTGCCACTGATCGCCTTCGCGCTCATCGGCGGCGCCCTTCGGCGAGCTGAACTCCTCCACGCCTGGGCCGCGGCGATCACCGGGGGTGTGATGGCGCTCGGACTCGTGGTGGGGTATCTCTCGGTCGGTGCCTCGCCCACGGTACGGGGCACGCTGATCGCACTCGCCCTGCTCGGTCTCGGCGTCGCGCGGGCATGGTTCGCGCTGCCGTGGGTGAGCATGCCTGGTCCGGTCACCGTGCACCGTGGCCTGCGCGCGGCCTCCCGCACGCTGATCGCCCTGGTGGCCCTGGGGGTGGCCGCCGTGCTGTACGCGATCCTGCGGGACCTCGCCGCCACGGTCGAGATCCACCAGGCGCTGCGAGCCGACGTCCTCTCGGGTTCCCTGCTCGTGCTGGCCGAACTCGCGCTGCTGCCGACCTTCGGGGTCTGGGCAGCGGCCTTCTTCCTGACGCCCGGGTTCCACATCGGCCTCGCGCAGGCCTCGCCCCTGGAGGTGGTGGTCGGCCCGCTGCCCGTGCTGCCGATCTTCGCCGCCTTCCCGAACGAGCAGGACGCCCACGGCCTGATCGTCGCGGCGGTGCCGTTGCTGGTCGTGGCCGCACTCCTCGTCCCGGCGTTGTGCGCCGCGCACACCTGGCTCGACCGGGCGATCACCGGCGGCACGGCTCTGGCCGGATTCGTGCTCGGCATGACCGGACTGGCCTGGTTGAGCGGCGGGTGGAGCGAGGGGGCGAGCGTCGGACCGCTGAGCGATGTGGGTACGGCGGCCTCCGAGGTCGCCCTCGCCGCTCTGGTGGTGGGCGTGCTGGGTGCGGGTCTGGCGTTGGCGGTCTCCCTCGGCTTGCAGCGCTGGGGCGTGCCGGAGCGAGCGCGAGAGGTGCTCGATCGTCATCTCGGCGCCGACTCCGCCGCCCGCGGTGTGCTGCGCGCGGTCCGTCACCCACTGCGCAGCCTTCGCGACGCCCGCCGCTGA
- the purN gene encoding phosphoribosylglycinamide formyltransferase, which yields MTRDDAPALVPDPQPHDAAHGARLVVLISGGGSNLAALLAACEEPGYGAQVVAVGADRFTAGGLALAQERGIPTFVTRVGDFAERTEWDEALTEQVSEYRPDLVISAGFLKLVGAAFLAQFGGRYLNTHNSLLPAFPGMQAPADALAHGVKVAGATLFVVDAGVDAGPIIAQTAVPVLDEDDVETLTERIKVAERAQLVDVVGRMARHGWVVRDRRVTIGAPHPHGGLA from the coding sequence GTGACCCGCGACGACGCCCCCGCCCTCGTTCCCGACCCACAGCCGCACGACGCCGCGCACGGCGCTCGCCTGGTGGTGCTGATCTCCGGCGGCGGCTCCAATCTGGCCGCGCTGCTCGCCGCGTGCGAGGAACCCGGCTACGGCGCCCAGGTGGTGGCCGTGGGCGCCGACCGCTTCACTGCCGGTGGCCTCGCCCTCGCGCAGGAGCGCGGCATCCCCACCTTCGTCACCAGGGTCGGGGACTTCGCGGAGCGCACCGAGTGGGACGAGGCGCTCACCGAGCAGGTCTCCGAGTACCGCCCGGACCTGGTCATCTCCGCCGGGTTCCTCAAACTCGTCGGCGCCGCGTTCCTGGCGCAGTTCGGCGGCCGCTACCTCAACACCCACAACTCCCTGCTGCCGGCCTTTCCCGGGATGCAGGCACCGGCGGATGCGCTGGCCCACGGGGTGAAGGTGGCTGGGGCGACCCTGTTCGTGGTGGACGCCGGTGTGGACGCCGGCCCGATCATCGCCCAGACGGCGGTGCCGGTGCTGGACGAGGACGATGTGGAGACCCTCACCGAGCGCATCAAGGTGGCCGAACGCGCCCAGCTCGTGGACGTGGTCGGGCGTATGGCGCGGCATGGCTGGGTGGTGCGCGATCGACGGGTGACCATCGGCGCTCCGCACCCCCACGGCGGCCTGGCCTGA
- the purH gene encoding bifunctional phosphoribosylaminoimidazolecarboxamide formyltransferase/IMP cyclohydrolase — protein MAHAATPANPTPDVIAVRRALVSVYDKTGLTELATALHAAGVEIVSTGSTARTIAEAGIPVTGVEEVTDFPEMLDGRVKTLHPRVHGGILADRRVPEHMATLAEHGIEPFDLVVVNLYPFTDTVASGADEDQCIELIDIGGPSMVRAAAKNHAAVAVVVDPSGYEAVAAAVSAGGFSFAQRRQLAAEAFRHTASYDVAVASWMGGIITDDGVADQGGPVASGFPAWAGATWERAAVLRYGENPHQGAALYVSHEAAPGLAQAEQLHGKEMSYNNYVDSDAAWRAAHDHDTPAVAIIKHANPCGIAAAPASQADRVEADIAEVYAAAHACDPVSAFGGVIATNREVTAAMAERVAEVFTEVVLAPSFVPEALEILTRKKNIRLLTVPGAPVPGLETRPISGGLLVQQRDMVDAEVAGEAGTSGGDDPRHWTLATGEAADEATLADLAFAWRAVRAVKSNAILLASGGASVGVGMGQVNRVDSCRLAVERANAHGAERARGAVAASDAFFPFADGAQVLIDAGVRAIVQPGGSVRDAEVIEAAAAAGVTMYLTGTRHFAH, from the coding sequence ATGGCACACGCTGCCACCCCCGCCAACCCGACCCCCGACGTCATCGCCGTGCGCCGCGCGCTGGTCTCCGTCTACGACAAGACCGGCCTGACCGAGCTCGCCACCGCCCTGCACGCCGCCGGCGTGGAGATCGTCTCCACCGGGTCCACCGCCCGCACCATCGCCGAGGCCGGCATCCCCGTGACCGGCGTGGAGGAGGTCACCGACTTCCCCGAGATGCTCGACGGTCGGGTCAAGACCCTGCACCCGCGCGTGCACGGCGGCATCCTCGCCGACCGTCGCGTGCCCGAGCACATGGCCACTCTCGCCGAGCACGGCATCGAGCCGTTCGACCTCGTGGTGGTCAACCTCTACCCCTTCACCGACACGGTGGCTTCCGGGGCCGATGAGGACCAGTGCATCGAGCTGATCGACATCGGCGGGCCCTCCATGGTGCGCGCCGCCGCGAAGAACCACGCCGCGGTGGCCGTGGTGGTGGATCCCAGCGGCTACGAGGCCGTCGCCGCCGCCGTGAGCGCCGGCGGTTTCTCCTTCGCCCAGCGCCGCCAACTCGCCGCTGAGGCGTTCCGGCACACCGCGAGCTACGACGTCGCCGTGGCCTCCTGGATGGGAGGGATCATCACGGACGACGGCGTGGCCGACCAGGGCGGTCCCGTCGCCTCCGGCTTCCCCGCCTGGGCGGGTGCCACCTGGGAGCGGGCCGCGGTGCTGCGCTATGGGGAGAACCCGCACCAGGGCGCCGCGCTGTACGTCTCGCACGAGGCCGCCCCGGGCCTCGCCCAGGCCGAGCAGCTGCACGGCAAGGAGATGAGCTACAACAACTACGTCGACTCCGACGCCGCGTGGCGCGCCGCGCACGACCACGACACCCCCGCGGTGGCGATCATCAAGCACGCGAACCCGTGCGGGATCGCCGCGGCGCCCGCGAGCCAGGCGGACAGGGTCGAGGCCGACATCGCCGAGGTGTACGCCGCGGCGCACGCCTGCGACCCGGTCTCCGCGTTCGGCGGCGTGATCGCCACCAACCGCGAGGTCACCGCCGCGATGGCCGAGCGCGTGGCGGAGGTCTTCACCGAGGTGGTGCTCGCGCCGTCGTTCGTCCCGGAGGCGTTGGAGATCCTCACCCGCAAGAAGAACATCCGGCTGCTCACCGTGCCCGGGGCTCCCGTGCCGGGTCTGGAGACCCGCCCGATCTCCGGCGGACTGCTCGTGCAGCAGCGCGACATGGTCGACGCCGAGGTCGCCGGCGAGGCCGGCACCAGCGGCGGGGACGACCCGCGCCACTGGACCCTGGCGACCGGCGAGGCCGCGGACGAGGCGACGCTCGCGGACCTCGCGTTCGCCTGGCGCGCGGTGCGCGCGGTGAAGTCCAACGCGATCCTGCTCGCCTCCGGCGGGGCGTCCGTGGGCGTGGGGATGGGCCAGGTGAACCGGGTGGACTCCTGCCGCCTGGCGGTGGAGCGCGCGAACGCGCACGGCGCCGAGCGGGCGCGGGGCGCCGTGGCGGCCTCGGACGCGTTCTTCCCGTTCGCCGACGGCGCCCAGGTGCTCATCGACGCCGGCGTGCGCGCGATCGTGCAGCCCGGGGGCTCGGTGCGCGACGCCGAGGTGATCGAGGCCGCGGCCGCCGCCGGCGTGACGATGTACCTGACCGGGACGCGCCACTTCGCCCACTGA
- a CDS encoding DUF3017 domain-containing protein, whose translation MQTSRINGMQRAAVLAVVVSVAVAVLVSVPLGARILATVMLGLAFQRAVIRDRAVTFAVRGRVFDVLLLGGLGAVIGYLSFAPDLVAGVPPPPPA comes from the coding sequence GTGCAGACGTCCCGCATCAACGGCATGCAGCGTGCTGCGGTCCTCGCCGTGGTGGTGAGTGTGGCCGTCGCGGTGCTGGTCTCGGTGCCGTTGGGCGCGCGCATCCTGGCGACCGTGATGCTCGGCCTCGCATTCCAGCGTGCCGTGATCCGCGACCGCGCCGTGACGTTCGCCGTGCGGGGCCGCGTCTTCGACGTGCTGCTACTGGGGGGCCTCGGCGCCGTGATCGGCTACCTGTCCTTCGCGCCGGATCTCGTGGCCGGTGTGCCGCCGCCACCACCCGCCTGA
- a CDS encoding aquaporin → MSTTDLSTGAEAPSTVGEADAAGLDLVDEPFEYGLLTKLGAEAFGTFVLVLFGVGTALWANISGVAGAGLAVPLGFGIAVIGAASAVGHISGGHFNPAVTFGAAIAQRTRWAHVLPYWIAQIVGGTVAAAFLFLLIPGGMPALFGQADARGLFSTTSTGFGEHSPVYTTIAASLDSAVAETATFQLPAALLIEIIGTAVFVGVILGVTSKRAKLTYAPVAIGLTLAAVLALLVPFTNGSVNPARSLATAFFSDTWALQQVWLFWVAPLIGAAIAGLIALLAAGAPTAVKPSADAGTEGAWNDMVAEESTAPSAATAAASATAAAGSAAGAESGSVSGAFTPNADAAEIDAMLARRAADAAATEAAAAEAAAEEADDAAAAAEVVAKAAELEAEDAAVEAAAAEATAEDTEGDEGGQPRA, encoded by the coding sequence ATGTCCACCACCGACCTGTCCACCGGCGCCGAGGCGCCCAGCACTGTGGGTGAGGCCGATGCCGCAGGCCTCGACCTCGTGGACGAGCCGTTCGAGTACGGCCTGCTCACCAAGCTCGGCGCCGAGGCCTTCGGCACCTTCGTGCTCGTGCTGTTCGGCGTGGGCACCGCGCTGTGGGCGAACATCAGCGGCGTGGCCGGTGCGGGGCTCGCGGTGCCCCTCGGGTTCGGCATCGCCGTGATCGGGGCGGCCAGCGCCGTGGGGCACATCTCCGGCGGGCACTTCAACCCCGCCGTGACGTTCGGCGCCGCGATCGCGCAGCGCACCCGCTGGGCGCACGTGCTGCCCTACTGGATCGCGCAGATCGTGGGCGGCACCGTGGCCGCGGCGTTCCTGTTCCTGCTGATCCCCGGCGGCATGCCCGCGCTGTTCGGCCAGGCCGACGCCCGTGGCCTCTTCTCCACCACCAGCACCGGCTTCGGCGAGCACTCCCCCGTCTACACCACGATCGCGGCCTCCCTGGACAGCGCTGTGGCCGAGACGGCGACCTTCCAGCTCCCCGCCGCGCTGCTCATCGAGATCATCGGGACGGCGGTGTTCGTGGGCGTCATCCTCGGTGTCACCTCCAAGCGCGCCAAGCTCACCTACGCGCCCGTGGCGATCGGGCTCACGCTCGCGGCCGTGCTCGCACTGCTCGTGCCGTTCACCAACGGGTCGGTGAACCCGGCCCGCTCCCTCGCGACGGCGTTCTTCTCCGACACCTGGGCGCTGCAGCAGGTGTGGCTGTTCTGGGTGGCGCCGCTGATCGGGGCCGCGATCGCCGGCCTGATCGCCCTGCTCGCCGCGGGCGCACCGACTGCCGTGAAGCCCAGCGCCGACGCCGGCACCGAGGGCGCGTGGAACGACATGGTGGCCGAGGAATCGACCGCTCCGTCCGCCGCCACCGCTGCTGCCTCCGCCACCGCCGCCGCCGGCTCCGCGGCCGGTGCCGAGAGCGGCTCCGTGTCCGGCGCCTTCACCCCCAACGCCGACGCCGCGGAGATCGACGCGATGCTCGCGCGCCGCGCTGCCGACGCGGCCGCGACCGAGGCCGCTGCCGCCGAGGCCGCCGCCGAGGAGGCCGACGACGCCGCCGCTGCGGCGGAGGTGGTCGCGAAGGCGGCCGAGTTGGAGGCCGAGGACGCGGCGGTGGAGGCCGCTGCCGCCGAGGCCACCGCCGAGGACACCGAGGGCGACGAGGGCGGTCAGCCGCGCGCCTGA
- a CDS encoding NADP-dependent isocitrate dehydrogenase: MSKIKVAGPVVELDGDEMTRIIWQFIKDRLIHPYLDVDLRYYDLSIQHRDATDDQVTIDAANAIKEHHVGVKCATITPDEARVEEFGLKKMWVSPNGTIRNILGGVVFREPIIISNVPRLVPGWTKPIIIGRHAHGDQYKATNFKVPGAGTLTVTFTPEDGSAPIEHVVANYGDDGGVAMGMYNFTQSIIDFARASFEYGLKRNYPVYLSTKNTILKAYDGAFKDIFADVFEREYKAQFDAAGLHYEHRLIDDMVASAMKWEGGYVWACKNYDGDVQSDTVAQGFGSLGLMTSVLMTPDGQTVEAEAAHGTVTRHYRQHQQGKPTSTNPIASIFAWTRGLAHRGVLDSTPEVTGFAETLEDVVIKTVESGKMTKDLALLVGADQAYQTTEEFLASLDENLAARLA; the protein is encoded by the coding sequence ATGTCGAAGATCAAGGTGGCAGGGCCCGTCGTCGAACTCGACGGCGACGAGATGACCCGCATCATCTGGCAGTTCATCAAGGACCGCCTCATCCACCCCTACCTCGACGTGGACCTGCGGTACTACGACCTGTCGATCCAGCACCGCGACGCGACGGACGACCAGGTCACGATCGACGCGGCGAACGCGATCAAGGAGCACCACGTCGGTGTGAAGTGCGCCACGATCACGCCGGACGAGGCGCGGGTGGAGGAGTTCGGCCTGAAGAAGATGTGGGTCTCGCCCAACGGCACGATCCGCAACATCCTCGGCGGCGTCGTGTTCCGCGAGCCGATCATCATCTCCAACGTGCCGCGCCTGGTGCCGGGGTGGACGAAGCCGATCATCATCGGCCGTCACGCACACGGTGACCAGTACAAGGCCACGAACTTCAAGGTGCCGGGCGCCGGCACGCTGACGGTGACCTTCACCCCCGAGGACGGCTCCGCCCCGATCGAGCACGTGGTGGCCAACTACGGCGACGACGGCGGCGTGGCGATGGGTATGTACAACTTCACCCAGTCGATCATCGACTTCGCCCGGGCCTCCTTCGAGTACGGCCTCAAGCGCAACTACCCGGTGTACCTGTCCACCAAGAACACGATCCTGAAGGCCTACGACGGCGCCTTCAAGGACATCTTCGCGGACGTCTTCGAGCGTGAGTACAAGGCGCAGTTCGACGCCGCGGGCCTGCACTACGAGCACCGCCTCATCGACGACATGGTCGCCTCGGCCATGAAGTGGGAGGGCGGGTACGTCTGGGCCTGCAAGAACTACGACGGCGACGTGCAGTCCGACACCGTGGCGCAGGGCTTCGGCTCCCTGGGCTTGATGACGTCCGTGCTCATGACCCCGGACGGCCAGACCGTGGAGGCAGAGGCCGCGCACGGCACCGTGACCCGCCACTACCGCCAGCACCAGCAGGGCAAGCCCACCTCCACCAACCCGATCGCCTCGATCTTCGCGTGGACCCGGGGCCTGGCGCACCGCGGTGTGCTGGACTCCACCCCCGAGGTCACCGGCTTCGCCGAGACCCTGGAGGACGTGGTCATCAAGACCGTCGAGTCCGGCAAGATGACCAAGGACCTGGCGCTGCTGGTGGGCGCCGACCAGGCCTACCAGACCACCGAGGAGTTCCTCGCGAGCCTGGACGAGAACCTGGCGGCCCGCCTGGCCTGA
- a CDS encoding malate dehydrogenase produces the protein MSTPAPLTLTLSGAAGQIGYSLLFRVASGEVFGPDQPVRIRMLEAPGAVRAAEGVAMELQDAAAPLVADVDISDQPRRAFDGADLAILVGARPRTAGMERADLLEVNAGIFGPQGEAINSVANEGIRVLVIGNPANTNTMIVAAHAPDVPRNRFSALTRLDHNRALAQLAARSGAPVGEISRVTIWGNHSRTQYPDVRHALIQGRPALEVVDREWAEGEFIDTVAQRGGAIIAARGGSSVASTATAIIDHVHRRLHGVREGDWSSAGRISDGSYGVPEGLVCSYPVISRDQEWEIVQGLEVDAFSRARIDASVAELIEEREAVRHLGLI, from the coding sequence ATGTCGACGCCGGCCCCCCTGACCCTCACCCTGTCCGGCGCAGCTGGGCAGATCGGCTATTCGCTGCTGTTCCGGGTGGCGAGCGGGGAGGTGTTCGGCCCCGATCAGCCGGTGCGGATCCGGATGCTGGAGGCCCCGGGCGCAGTGCGGGCCGCCGAAGGCGTGGCCATGGAACTGCAGGATGCCGCGGCGCCGCTCGTGGCGGACGTGGACATCAGCGATCAGCCGCGGCGGGCTTTCGACGGCGCAGACCTGGCCATCCTCGTGGGCGCGCGTCCGCGCACGGCCGGGATGGAGCGGGCCGACCTGCTCGAGGTGAACGCCGGGATCTTCGGCCCGCAGGGTGAGGCGATCAACTCCGTCGCGAACGAGGGCATCCGGGTGCTGGTGATCGGCAACCCAGCGAACACGAACACGATGATCGTGGCGGCCCATGCCCCGGATGTGCCGCGCAACCGCTTCTCCGCGCTCACCCGGTTGGACCACAACCGTGCCCTGGCCCAGCTGGCTGCCCGTAGCGGGGCGCCGGTGGGGGAGATCTCCCGGGTGACCATCTGGGGCAACCACTCCCGCACCCAGTACCCCGACGTCCGCCACGCCCTCATCCAGGGACGACCGGCGCTGGAGGTCGTGGACCGGGAGTGGGCCGAGGGGGAGTTCATCGACACCGTCGCGCAGCGTGGCGGTGCCATCATCGCGGCGCGCGGCGGCTCCTCCGTGGCCTCCACGGCCACCGCGATCATCGATCACGTGCACCGCCGCCTCCACGGCGTGCGCGAGGGGGACTGGTCCTCGGCCGGCCGCATCTCCGACGGCTCCTACGGCGTGCCGGAGGGGCTGGTGTGCTCCTACCCGGTGATCTCCCGGGACCAGGAGTGGGAGATCGTGCAGGGCCTGGAGGTCGACGCCTTCTCCCGGGCGCGCATCGATGCCTCGGTGGCCGAACTCATCGAGGAGCGCGAGGCCGTGCGCCACCTCGGCCTCATCTAG